In the Syngnathus scovelli strain Florida chromosome 16, RoL_Ssco_1.2, whole genome shotgun sequence genome, one interval contains:
- the cbx4 gene encoding E3 SUMO-protein ligase CBX4 isoform X1 → MELPAAGEHVFAVEGIEKKRIRKGKIEYLVKWRGWSPKYNTWEPEENILDPRLLVAFQYREKQEQLMGYRKRGPKAKHLPLQVPSFARRSRMPAGLEDASPDVDDSPKEDAVPLQRCQPQQYQLNSKKHHQYQPSSQEVPVDQLASTKKKYVYQLNSKKHHHYEPDPSMYQAQASKLKKVVKVQEAPSKAANPGWNLPLALQQKWLRDKDTSCLSKVKELAVELRKAAPKDAESEQALKPNPKDATLPSAVSGKMKIIKNKNKNGRIVIVMSKYMDAHKVHGAKGKHGDPSSAEKSQSGQNNPAHGSKTAENGIPKEMCSTECSPKDRHFFKPSPSTAEEYNTEVARGQADLPDDLPLQLTASSPPTSWPADANVPTSAAMMDHIRIPSYPGSRKRKLSEPVAERGLPKAPKILGLCDSVLGPPQHKPMDLHCAGRIGTYPSDAMDCAGQEEPMDLSCPKTKRQTQLEIRPEPLRPELAPEPELQAQSEPAPQAESPPALQDTNTATQDMPNKTKAALAQKISPFMGNIIITDVTTNSLTVTFKEYVSF, encoded by the exons ATGGAGCTCCCTGCCGCCGGAGAGCACGTCTTTGCGGTGGAGGGCATCGAAAAGAAGCGCATTCGCAAG GGGAAGATTGAATACCTGGTCAAGTGGCGGGGATGGTCTCCCAA ATACAACACATGGGAGCCGGAGGAAAACATCCTTGACCCGCGCCTCCTCGTTGCATTTCAATACAG ggAGAAGCAGGAGCAGCTGATGGGATATCGCAAAAGGGGCCCCAAAGCAAAACATCTTCCACTGCAG GTTCCCTCGTTTGCCCGGAGGTCGCGTATGCCCGCGGGCTTGGAGGACGCCTCTCCGGACGTAGATGACAGTCCCAAGGAGGATGCCGTCCCGCTCCAGCGTTGCCAGCCCCAGCAGTATCAGCTGAACAGCAAGAAGCACCATCAGTACCAGCCCAGCAGCCAGGAGGTGCCCGTCGATCAGCTGGCCAGCACCAAGAAGAAGTACGTCTACCAGCTCAACAGCAAGAAGCACCACCACTATGAGCCTGACCCCAGCATGTACCAAGCTCAGGCCTCAAAGCTCAAGAAGGTGGTCAAAGTTCAGGAAGCGCCCAGCAAAGCCGCCAACCCCGGCTGGAATCTGCCGCTGGCGCTGCAGCAGAAATGGCTTCGCGACAAAGACACGAGCTGCTTGAGTAAAGTCAAAGAGCTGGCGGTGGAGCTGCGAAAAGCTGCTCCCAAAGACGCGGAAAGCGAGCAAGCGCTCAAGCCTAATCCCAAAGACGCCACGCTCCCGAGCGCCGTCAGTGGCAAAATGAAGATCataaagaacaaaaacaagaacGGACGTATCGTCATCGTCATGAGCAAATATATGGACGCTCACAAGGTTCACGGGGCAAAGGGCAAACACGGGGACCCATCAAGCGCTGAGAAAAGCCAAAGTGGCCAAAACAACCCGGCGCACGGAAGCAAAACGGCCGAGAACGGTATTCCCAAAGAGATGTGCAGCACAGAGTGCTCCCCGAAGGACAGGCACTTCTTCAAGCCTTCGCCCAGTACAGCTGAGGAATACAACACGGAGGTCGCTCGGGGTCAGGCTGACCTGCCCGATGATCTGCCGCTGCAGCTGACCGCCAGCTCGCCCCCGACCTCCTGGCCGGCCGACGCCAACGTCCCCACGTCCGCCGCCATGATGGACCACATCCGGATTCCGTCCTATCCCGGCAGCCGCAAGAGAAAACTCTCCGAGCCTGTGGCAGAGCGCGGACTTCCCAAGGCTCCCAAAATCCTCGGCCTTTGCGACAGCGTGCTGGGGCCGCCTCAGCACAAACCCATGGACCTTCACTGCGCCGGACGCATCGGTACGTACCCGTCTGATGCCATGGATTGCGCTGGCCAGgaggagcccatggatctgagtTGTCCAAAGACTAAGAGGCAGACTCAGCTGGAAATTCGGCCTGAGCCGCTGCGGCCTGAACTTGCACCTGAGCCTGAACTGCAAGCCCAAAGTGAACCCGCTCCCcaagctgaatccccgcccgctcTCCAAGATACCAACACAGCAACCCAGGACATGCCGAACAAGACTAAAGCGGCGCTGGCTCAAAAGATCTCTCCTTTTATGGGAAATATCATCATCACTGATGTCACAACAAACAGTCTGACAGTAACCTTCAAGGAGTACGTCTCTTTCTAA
- the cbx4 gene encoding E3 SUMO-protein ligase CBX4 isoform X2 translates to MGYRKRGPKAKHLPLQVPSFARRSRMPAGLEDASPDVDDSPKEDAVPLQRCQPQQYQLNSKKHHQYQPSSQEVPVDQLASTKKKYVYQLNSKKHHHYEPDPSMYQAQASKLKKVVKVQEAPSKAANPGWNLPLALQQKWLRDKDTSCLSKVKELAVELRKAAPKDAESEQALKPNPKDATLPSAVSGKMKIIKNKNKNGRIVIVMSKYMDAHKVHGAKGKHGDPSSAEKSQSGQNNPAHGSKTAENGIPKEMCSTECSPKDRHFFKPSPSTAEEYNTEVARGQADLPDDLPLQLTASSPPTSWPADANVPTSAAMMDHIRIPSYPGSRKRKLSEPVAERGLPKAPKILGLCDSVLGPPQHKPMDLHCAGRIGTYPSDAMDCAGQEEPMDLSCPKTKRQTQLEIRPEPLRPELAPEPELQAQSEPAPQAESPPALQDTNTATQDMPNKTKAALAQKISPFMGNIIITDVTTNSLTVTFKEYVSF, encoded by the exons ATGGGATATCGCAAAAGGGGCCCCAAAGCAAAACATCTTCCACTGCAG GTTCCCTCGTTTGCCCGGAGGTCGCGTATGCCCGCGGGCTTGGAGGACGCCTCTCCGGACGTAGATGACAGTCCCAAGGAGGATGCCGTCCCGCTCCAGCGTTGCCAGCCCCAGCAGTATCAGCTGAACAGCAAGAAGCACCATCAGTACCAGCCCAGCAGCCAGGAGGTGCCCGTCGATCAGCTGGCCAGCACCAAGAAGAAGTACGTCTACCAGCTCAACAGCAAGAAGCACCACCACTATGAGCCTGACCCCAGCATGTACCAAGCTCAGGCCTCAAAGCTCAAGAAGGTGGTCAAAGTTCAGGAAGCGCCCAGCAAAGCCGCCAACCCCGGCTGGAATCTGCCGCTGGCGCTGCAGCAGAAATGGCTTCGCGACAAAGACACGAGCTGCTTGAGTAAAGTCAAAGAGCTGGCGGTGGAGCTGCGAAAAGCTGCTCCCAAAGACGCGGAAAGCGAGCAAGCGCTCAAGCCTAATCCCAAAGACGCCACGCTCCCGAGCGCCGTCAGTGGCAAAATGAAGATCataaagaacaaaaacaagaacGGACGTATCGTCATCGTCATGAGCAAATATATGGACGCTCACAAGGTTCACGGGGCAAAGGGCAAACACGGGGACCCATCAAGCGCTGAGAAAAGCCAAAGTGGCCAAAACAACCCGGCGCACGGAAGCAAAACGGCCGAGAACGGTATTCCCAAAGAGATGTGCAGCACAGAGTGCTCCCCGAAGGACAGGCACTTCTTCAAGCCTTCGCCCAGTACAGCTGAGGAATACAACACGGAGGTCGCTCGGGGTCAGGCTGACCTGCCCGATGATCTGCCGCTGCAGCTGACCGCCAGCTCGCCCCCGACCTCCTGGCCGGCCGACGCCAACGTCCCCACGTCCGCCGCCATGATGGACCACATCCGGATTCCGTCCTATCCCGGCAGCCGCAAGAGAAAACTCTCCGAGCCTGTGGCAGAGCGCGGACTTCCCAAGGCTCCCAAAATCCTCGGCCTTTGCGACAGCGTGCTGGGGCCGCCTCAGCACAAACCCATGGACCTTCACTGCGCCGGACGCATCGGTACGTACCCGTCTGATGCCATGGATTGCGCTGGCCAGgaggagcccatggatctgagtTGTCCAAAGACTAAGAGGCAGACTCAGCTGGAAATTCGGCCTGAGCCGCTGCGGCCTGAACTTGCACCTGAGCCTGAACTGCAAGCCCAAAGTGAACCCGCTCCCcaagctgaatccccgcccgctcTCCAAGATACCAACACAGCAACCCAGGACATGCCGAACAAGACTAAAGCGGCGCTGGCTCAAAAGATCTCTCCTTTTATGGGAAATATCATCATCACTGATGTCACAACAAACAGTCTGACAGTAACCTTCAAGGAGTACGTCTCTTTCTAA